One region of Jonesiaceae bacterium BS-20 genomic DNA includes:
- a CDS encoding AAA family ATPase, which produces MAVSTSAPTTPEQAAAFATAFSGLADNIELAVLGKTRTIRLVLTALFAEGHLLLEDAPGTGKTMLARALAASIDTTHNRIQFTPDLLPSDVTGVTMFDQKSGDFNFHRGPIFASIVLADEINRASPKTQSALLQVMEESKVTVDGATHTTGRPFMVIATQNPIEQSGTYRLPEAQLDRFLMKTSLGYPDEDSVVAILTGAALRDRTTNLRPVISAASINDLASIAANVYMDPTIAQYVSRLAHETRADAQVSLGVSVRGCLALVRAAKVWAAAQGRHYVIPDDIKDLAGVVFAHRLVLDVEAEFDTVSARDVIDRILATVAVPTAAAA; this is translated from the coding sequence GTGGCAGTTTCTACCAGTGCGCCCACCACACCAGAGCAGGCAGCAGCGTTTGCAACCGCTTTTTCGGGACTTGCAGACAATATTGAGCTCGCCGTGCTGGGCAAAACCCGGACCATTCGGTTGGTTTTGACGGCGCTCTTTGCGGAGGGGCACTTGCTCCTTGAAGATGCCCCCGGGACGGGTAAGACCATGCTGGCACGTGCCCTGGCCGCCAGCATCGACACGACCCACAATCGCATCCAGTTCACACCTGACTTGTTACCCTCGGACGTTACCGGTGTGACCATGTTTGATCAAAAATCGGGTGACTTCAACTTCCACAGGGGACCCATCTTCGCCTCGATTGTGTTGGCGGATGAAATCAACCGGGCCTCACCAAAAACCCAATCTGCTCTTTTGCAAGTCATGGAAGAGTCCAAGGTGACGGTGGACGGTGCTACACACACGACCGGGCGCCCGTTCATGGTGATTGCCACGCAAAACCCGATTGAACAGTCCGGCACCTACCGCCTCCCGGAGGCCCAGTTAGACCGGTTCTTGATGAAGACTTCCCTGGGATACCCCGATGAGGACTCGGTCGTAGCTATCTTGACCGGTGCGGCCCTGCGCGACAGGACCACGAACTTGCGCCCGGTGATCAGCGCGGCCAGCATCAATGATCTGGCTAGCATTGCCGCCAACGTGTACATGGACCCGACCATCGCCCAGTATGTTTCCCGGTTGGCACATGAGACCCGAGCCGATGCCCAGGTCAGCCTTGGGGTTTCGGTGCGTGGTTGTTTGGCCCTGGTACGGGCCGCGAAGGTTTGGGCTGCGGCCCAAGGACGGCATTACGTGATTCCAGATGACATCAAGGACCTAGCGGGAGTTGTATTTGCGCACCGTTTGGTCCTCGATGTTGAAGCAGAGTTTGACACCGTATCCGCACGCGACGTTATTGACCGGATCTTAGCAACGGTTGCGGTGCCCACGGCCGCCGCCGCTTGA
- a CDS encoding fibronectin type III domain-containing protein, translating to MLATLAVINPGIKVSEVDLNDGAVWITNTAELKLGRFNTQVKELNGAVFSPDPLFDVLQHHQDVLLVQPARLAKVDPANMELAMDIAIPAESTVNLGNSTVTVTTQNGDLYVQDVAALSAITEEDEPTLTLGPGGVGAVSTQGIVYGLEPATATIHGLAGYVDGTAVGSRKITLPQATDLTGAQLTLVGETPVVLAGSSLYTEKTVVDLSPYGTDPVAQHPGENRSQVLVATSTHLLDIDLTKGTVTVLSQDVAGPPTQPVWLNNCAHGAWASPENNYVRACGADVEELTLDQVSASASLKFRINRNQLVLNDVLQGRVWLQDEIPQSELPNWSEIIAPKDPESADNETEENESQTADLNQCEETDTPPDARDDAFGVRAGHTSILPVLNNDVVGQCGIIAISEISELDSDFGVAEVIAGGRALQVQVHPDANGTAKLTYAISDGRGTNPPSAATMTLTVHGDRTNVDPEQNQTLRGEVEVGGSLSMNALAAFWDPDGDFLVLQNAVLTEGPGAVQFRQDGMVTFVADPAAFGTSVITLTVSDGRGGVATGTMEMTTRSVGTLTPIIDPIHEVGFVTQPVEVDVLSAVQSRSKEPARLAAVEPVAGTTAVPNFDAGTFTFTAPSIGTYYLRFTVVAGPHTVTGLARIDIRDFSDQDQKPIAVADLALLPAGGEVTVAPLDNDFDPRGGVLVLTGVQTAPESALTVGVIENRLVKISSRIGLTEPEEVSYEVDNGVGVTRGTILVQPVPPSAQQHAPVVTPIKVTVRTSGVVTIPVLDFVSDPDGDPVRVLQDLPQPLESGEGLLFVSGDTLRYQAPGKARTTNTIFNVMDSAGNISTGELTVVVHESTPESKSPPTPLDLTARTYSGKPTLIQIPLTGIDSDGDGVVLLGLGDQVPTLGHISAIGADWLEYTADMNTRGTDTFTYAVEDWTGQRAVGTIRVGIVADPAVPLPIVASDDEVTVTPGTTVEVRVLRNDVDPSGQELTLEPLGVIPGVSARVDGRRIVVEVPDSATGTIAIPYAVRNALGNTGAAVLRVHVNPEAELAAPIARDIVVAPLEVLDKDIAEIDVLEVAENPSGALSDLEVSVPTSHSAVATVTPDGKVTILLGPNAQTIPYRLTNVSTGDRTVYSYAFITVPAKGDFPPVLRPKTPELRVASGTELTIPLAAYVQVGTGKQAHIRDPESVRSNQSDGTSLLTTSDTLRFVSKPGYAGKASITFEVWDYAVPTEGERSTVLTLPISVFAEDKLPPVFQATTVMVPQGSSPVTVDLLQLTSFPDGTTDPQVTYRSTGVSKPGVRVDIEGSQLQISADETVARGTQGQVQLTIGYGLSGQSSAVLNFAVVASNLPKPAVNNHTVNANAGEPKTIDVLAGANDPFGQGLRVSAVSVLTQGTAAVAQITGNQVLVTPGPDFAGTVELAAVVTDALNDPNRSVESRIQVHVRKVAEPPRTPTVTDTSSRTVKLSWDAPNANGAPIIDYLVTQSPGGTTTMCASTSCAITGLTNGTEYTFTVQARNEVGLSEHSKSSVPVTPNALPAAPAAPSIVDGDRELNLSWTAPENEGSAITSYTVEISPAIAGRNRFEATTTALNIKGATNGTGYTAKVRANNAAKRQADDGWSPASLVAIPAGRPGAPAITAMRDGDGRIRVTWTSDADTNGAPLTGYIVTFRGEGGVVKEIDASTHQWVFTQAINGLDYEVEVQSQNRVGKSRASNKVRVSTHKAPDAPTGGTATNVPGRSFAERGAVRLEWQAPASTGGVGVTIKRYEIEGLSIVAGNNTSFVVTGLTPGQSSQSYRVRAVSSRDEVSNWITIAGTQISTRAQAPTISASGGWETYNFTVNPGQDGGATAALTYRLNGSGPWQPLPANGLIQGSYTDFANGATTANVQVEVRATNEHGDAVSQASTEVKKKLPPLAPQSLSGTQIGRLWEVELNWLVSQARGTPVTGYEYCIDQCTGQGQWKSTNGLANSFIITNGLTGLTTVNIKLRATSERGNSPEATVQVTLTPPEPDPEPEPEPETQTD from the coding sequence GTGCTTGCAACCCTGGCCGTCATCAACCCGGGGATCAAAGTTTCGGAAGTCGACCTCAATGACGGTGCGGTCTGGATTACCAATACCGCGGAACTCAAACTTGGCCGGTTTAACACCCAGGTCAAGGAGCTAAACGGGGCAGTTTTTTCACCGGACCCATTATTTGATGTGCTGCAACATCACCAAGACGTGCTGCTGGTACAACCCGCTCGGCTGGCAAAAGTGGACCCGGCCAACATGGAATTGGCCATGGATATTGCCATCCCCGCGGAGTCGACCGTCAACCTTGGAAACTCAACGGTTACGGTGACAACCCAAAACGGCGACCTGTATGTGCAGGACGTTGCCGCGCTTTCCGCGATTACGGAAGAAGACGAGCCCACGCTCACTCTGGGGCCGGGTGGAGTCGGAGCGGTTTCCACGCAGGGAATTGTGTACGGCTTGGAACCTGCCACGGCAACGATTCATGGACTTGCAGGATACGTGGACGGCACGGCGGTAGGTAGCCGCAAAATCACGCTCCCGCAGGCCACCGACCTTACCGGAGCGCAACTGACACTCGTCGGGGAAACACCGGTTGTGCTGGCAGGAAGTAGCCTGTACACCGAGAAAACGGTTGTCGACCTCAGCCCCTACGGCACGGACCCGGTGGCCCAACATCCGGGAGAAAACCGCTCCCAAGTGCTCGTGGCAACCAGCACGCACCTGCTAGATATTGATCTAACCAAGGGAACGGTCACCGTTCTCAGCCAAGATGTTGCGGGACCACCAACGCAACCCGTGTGGCTCAATAACTGCGCGCACGGCGCTTGGGCCTCCCCTGAGAACAACTATGTGCGAGCCTGCGGTGCGGATGTAGAAGAGTTGACGCTTGACCAAGTCAGTGCATCTGCAAGCCTAAAGTTCCGAATAAACCGTAACCAGCTGGTACTCAATGATGTGCTGCAGGGCAGAGTGTGGCTGCAAGATGAGATCCCGCAGAGTGAGTTGCCCAACTGGTCGGAAATTATTGCCCCCAAAGATCCAGAGTCTGCGGACAATGAGACCGAAGAAAACGAGTCCCAAACTGCGGACCTGAATCAATGCGAAGAAACCGACACCCCACCGGACGCTCGCGATGACGCCTTTGGTGTGCGCGCCGGCCACACCAGCATTCTGCCCGTCCTCAATAACGACGTGGTTGGGCAGTGCGGAATCATCGCGATCTCGGAGATCAGTGAGCTTGACTCCGATTTTGGGGTAGCCGAGGTAATCGCCGGTGGTCGGGCGCTCCAGGTCCAAGTGCACCCGGATGCCAACGGCACTGCCAAATTGACCTACGCGATTTCCGATGGGCGGGGAACTAACCCACCCTCTGCCGCGACCATGACCCTTACCGTCCACGGGGACCGAACCAACGTTGACCCCGAACAGAACCAAACGCTGCGCGGTGAGGTTGAGGTCGGTGGCAGTCTCAGTATGAACGCGTTGGCGGCGTTCTGGGACCCCGATGGGGACTTCCTAGTTCTGCAAAATGCCGTGCTTACCGAGGGCCCCGGCGCTGTGCAATTCCGGCAAGATGGCATGGTCACGTTCGTGGCCGATCCAGCCGCGTTTGGCACCTCGGTCATTACGTTGACCGTCAGTGACGGGCGCGGCGGTGTCGCCACCGGAACGATGGAGATGACCACGCGATCGGTTGGCACACTCACTCCGATCATTGATCCCATCCACGAAGTAGGTTTTGTTACTCAGCCCGTCGAGGTTGATGTGCTATCCGCCGTGCAGTCGCGCTCGAAGGAGCCCGCCCGTCTGGCGGCAGTTGAACCCGTGGCCGGAACAACGGCCGTGCCTAATTTTGATGCCGGGACCTTTACCTTCACCGCGCCCAGCATCGGGACCTACTACCTGCGCTTCACCGTGGTGGCCGGACCCCACACGGTCACCGGCCTTGCACGGATCGACATCAGGGACTTCAGCGACCAGGATCAAAAACCGATTGCGGTTGCTGACCTAGCTTTGCTTCCGGCCGGTGGTGAAGTAACCGTGGCGCCGTTGGATAACGACTTTGACCCCAGAGGCGGGGTCCTGGTGCTCACCGGTGTGCAAACGGCACCCGAATCCGCTTTGACCGTCGGAGTGATTGAGAACCGGCTAGTAAAAATTTCCTCCCGGATAGGGTTAACCGAGCCTGAGGAAGTCAGCTATGAGGTAGACAACGGGGTTGGGGTGACCCGGGGAACCATCCTGGTCCAACCCGTTCCGCCGTCCGCCCAGCAGCACGCCCCCGTGGTGACCCCAATTAAGGTTACGGTCCGCACATCAGGCGTGGTTACCATCCCCGTTCTAGATTTTGTTTCTGACCCGGACGGCGACCCGGTTCGAGTGCTCCAGGACCTGCCCCAACCGCTTGAATCAGGCGAAGGCCTGCTCTTCGTTTCCGGTGACACCCTGCGTTACCAGGCACCGGGTAAGGCCAGAACCACCAACACCATCTTTAACGTCATGGACTCGGCCGGCAATATTTCTACCGGTGAACTGACCGTGGTGGTCCATGAGTCGACCCCGGAATCCAAGTCGCCACCGACCCCTTTGGACCTGACCGCGCGTACCTACTCCGGTAAGCCAACACTGATCCAGATTCCCCTTACCGGAATTGATTCCGACGGCGATGGCGTTGTACTGCTGGGCCTTGGAGATCAAGTACCTACACTCGGGCATATTAGCGCGATCGGTGCAGACTGGCTTGAGTACACGGCGGATATGAACACTCGAGGCACCGACACCTTTACCTACGCGGTTGAGGACTGGACGGGACAACGCGCAGTGGGCACCATTCGGGTTGGAATCGTTGCTGACCCAGCCGTTCCGCTACCGATCGTGGCCAGCGACGATGAAGTCACCGTAACCCCGGGCACCACGGTTGAGGTGCGGGTGCTGCGCAACGACGTGGACCCCTCCGGGCAGGAACTGACCCTTGAACCACTCGGCGTTATCCCCGGTGTTTCGGCTCGGGTCGATGGCCGGCGCATCGTGGTTGAAGTCCCCGATTCAGCGACCGGGACCATAGCTATTCCCTACGCGGTACGCAACGCTCTAGGAAATACTGGAGCGGCGGTCCTGCGCGTCCATGTCAACCCGGAAGCTGAGCTCGCGGCCCCAATTGCCAGGGACATCGTTGTGGCCCCGCTTGAAGTCTTGGACAAGGACATAGCTGAGATTGATGTCCTGGAAGTTGCCGAGAACCCATCCGGTGCACTCAGCGACCTCGAGGTATCCGTACCGACGAGCCACAGCGCGGTAGCCACGGTCACACCGGATGGCAAAGTGACCATACTTTTGGGCCCCAACGCCCAGACGATTCCGTACCGGCTGACCAATGTTTCCACGGGGGATCGCACGGTCTATTCCTATGCGTTCATTACGGTTCCGGCTAAGGGAGACTTCCCGCCGGTTCTGCGCCCAAAAACCCCGGAACTGCGGGTGGCCTCGGGAACCGAACTCACCATTCCTCTGGCAGCCTACGTGCAAGTTGGAACCGGAAAACAGGCCCACATTCGGGACCCAGAATCCGTGCGCTCGAACCAGAGCGACGGGACCAGCCTGCTCACTACAAGCGACACCCTGCGGTTCGTTTCCAAACCCGGGTACGCGGGGAAGGCATCGATAACTTTTGAAGTCTGGGACTACGCCGTTCCGACCGAAGGGGAACGGTCAACCGTGTTAACCCTTCCTATCTCGGTGTTTGCCGAGGACAAACTGCCACCGGTTTTCCAAGCGACAACGGTCATGGTGCCGCAGGGCTCAAGTCCCGTTACCGTGGACCTGCTGCAATTGACCTCGTTCCCGGACGGAACCACTGACCCGCAGGTGACGTACCGGTCAACTGGTGTGTCAAAGCCGGGTGTGCGGGTAGACATTGAGGGGTCACAACTGCAGATTTCGGCTGATGAAACCGTTGCCCGTGGCACACAGGGACAGGTGCAGCTGACCATTGGGTACGGGCTGTCCGGACAATCCTCGGCGGTCCTGAACTTTGCCGTGGTTGCCTCCAATCTGCCAAAGCCGGCGGTGAATAACCACACCGTCAACGCGAACGCTGGGGAACCCAAAACCATTGATGTCTTGGCCGGAGCCAACGACCCATTTGGTCAAGGCCTACGGGTCTCCGCGGTCTCCGTGCTGACCCAAGGAACTGCGGCGGTCGCCCAAATCACGGGGAATCAGGTGCTCGTAACACCCGGCCCTGATTTTGCGGGAACCGTTGAGTTGGCGGCCGTGGTTACTGACGCACTCAACGATCCCAACCGCTCGGTTGAGAGCCGAATCCAGGTGCACGTGCGCAAGGTCGCTGAGCCGCCGCGGACACCAACGGTTACGGATACGTCCTCACGAACCGTCAAGCTGAGTTGGGACGCCCCCAACGCCAATGGGGCCCCAATCATTGACTACCTAGTAACGCAATCTCCCGGGGGAACAACCACCATGTGCGCAAGTACTTCTTGCGCAATCACCGGGCTAACCAACGGAACCGAGTACACGTTTACCGTCCAGGCCCGCAACGAGGTGGGGTTGTCGGAGCATTCGAAGTCTTCGGTGCCCGTCACGCCAAATGCCCTGCCCGCAGCGCCCGCTGCGCCGAGCATTGTGGACGGGGACCGGGAACTGAACCTGAGTTGGACGGCCCCGGAGAATGAGGGCTCGGCCATTACCTCGTACACGGTTGAGATCTCCCCAGCGATCGCTGGCCGGAACCGTTTTGAAGCCACAACGACCGCACTCAACATCAAGGGCGCAACGAACGGCACGGGCTACACGGCCAAGGTACGTGCTAACAACGCCGCCAAACGCCAAGCGGATGATGGTTGGAGTCCTGCCTCCCTTGTGGCAATTCCGGCAGGCCGGCCGGGAGCGCCCGCAATCACCGCCATGCGCGATGGCGACGGCCGGATTAGGGTGACCTGGACGAGCGACGCAGACACGAACGGTGCCCCGTTGACCGGTTATATTGTCACGTTCCGGGGAGAAGGCGGCGTGGTCAAGGAGATCGACGCCAGTACCCACCAGTGGGTATTTACTCAAGCGATTAATGGTTTGGACTATGAGGTTGAGGTCCAAAGCCAAAACCGCGTGGGCAAGTCCAGAGCGAGTAACAAGGTGCGTGTTTCCACGCACAAGGCTCCCGATGCCCCAACCGGCGGCACAGCAACGAACGTTCCCGGTCGCTCATTTGCTGAACGCGGCGCGGTGCGCCTCGAGTGGCAGGCCCCGGCAAGCACCGGTGGTGTTGGGGTAACCATCAAACGGTACGAGATTGAGGGCCTGAGTATCGTGGCGGGCAATAACACCAGTTTTGTTGTTACCGGGTTGACTCCGGGACAAAGTAGCCAAAGCTATCGGGTGCGCGCTGTGAGCAGCCGTGATGAGGTTTCCAACTGGATCACCATTGCTGGAACCCAAATTTCTACTCGAGCGCAGGCCCCAACGATCAGTGCCTCGGGTGGTTGGGAGACCTACAACTTCACGGTTAACCCGGGACAAGATGGGGGCGCTACCGCAGCGCTAACGTACCGACTTAATGGCTCGGGACCATGGCAACCGCTGCCCGCAAATGGACTGATCCAAGGCTCATATACCGACTTTGCCAACGGTGCGACCACCGCGAACGTTCAAGTTGAGGTGCGTGCCACCAACGAGCACGGTGACGCGGTGAGCCAAGCAAGTACCGAGGTTAAAAAGAAACTTCCCCCCTTGGCGCCGCAATCCCTGTCAGGCACCCAAATTGGGCGTTTGTGGGAGGTGGAACTGAACTGGCTGGTCTCTCAGGCACGCGGCACCCCGGTCACCGGATACGAATACTGCATTGACCAGTGCACTGGTCAGGGACAGTGGAAGTCGACTAATGGTCTGGCCAACAGCTTCATCATTACCAACGGGCTGACCGGTCTCACCACGGTGAACATCAAGCTCCGAGCAACGAGTGAACGCGGCAACTCACCCGAGGCAACCGTACAAGTAACACTGACCCCACCCGAGCCAGACCCTGAACCCGAGCCAGAACCGGAAACGCAGACTGACTAG
- a CDS encoding DUF58 domain-containing protein: MKPPSYRSGKTSRPNKRKQRSGSRARGSKVGTQEFRGEQSRNLTLRNHELPGQETEGQRGTSRKVTTTVSVLGWVLSALAAVSLTLGVWLAWAEFVVLGGFLLIVVVGSLVFTIGRSSYAVDLELAHNRIKVGERAFGQITITNVGRSGLLPARIELPVGRSRAEFLLPRLGRSQIHEEIFAIPTQHRALIGVGPVSSVRSDPLGLVRRELVWTEKHDLFVYPEIIQLGSSTAGLVKDLEGQTRNRVTDNDMNFHALREYVPGDDHRNIHWKSSARTQHLMVRQFEDTRRTFTAIGFENMTSAWSSDQEYELGVSVLASLGVQVAREEMDLAAFCAEQPLRTATSHMFLDDICQITADPVGQPYESPAQVIAKRSADASLGIIITGSITSTETLRTMSQALSPNMRVVFISCELGAPVNARSSGQLTLATLGALGDLPKLLRKVVVSV; encoded by the coding sequence TTGAAACCACCGTCATACCGCAGTGGTAAGACGTCCCGCCCCAACAAGCGTAAGCAACGCTCGGGTTCCCGCGCGCGCGGATCGAAAGTGGGCACGCAGGAGTTTCGGGGCGAGCAATCACGCAACCTGACGCTCCGAAACCATGAACTGCCCGGTCAAGAAACCGAGGGCCAACGTGGCACTTCCAGAAAGGTAACCACGACGGTTTCGGTCCTTGGCTGGGTTCTTTCTGCCTTGGCAGCAGTCTCGCTTACGCTCGGGGTGTGGTTGGCGTGGGCCGAATTTGTGGTGCTCGGTGGCTTCTTACTGATCGTTGTTGTGGGTTCTTTAGTCTTTACGATTGGCCGGTCATCATACGCAGTTGACCTTGAACTTGCCCACAATCGCATCAAGGTGGGTGAACGCGCATTTGGGCAGATCACCATCACCAATGTGGGGCGCAGTGGTCTACTTCCGGCCCGCATTGAACTTCCGGTGGGACGTAGCCGGGCCGAGTTCTTGCTGCCGCGCCTTGGACGCAGCCAAATTCATGAGGAAATCTTTGCAATCCCAACCCAACACCGAGCCCTCATTGGCGTAGGCCCGGTATCCTCGGTTCGTTCCGATCCACTCGGCTTGGTCCGCCGGGAGCTGGTATGGACCGAAAAACACGATCTGTTTGTGTACCCGGAGATTATCCAACTAGGCTCCAGCACGGCGGGGTTGGTCAAGGACTTGGAAGGGCAGACCCGCAATCGGGTGACCGACAATGACATGAACTTCCATGCTCTACGCGAGTATGTGCCCGGGGATGATCATCGCAATATTCACTGGAAGAGCTCAGCCCGCACCCAGCACCTGATGGTGCGCCAGTTCGAAGACACTAGGCGGACCTTCACCGCCATTGGCTTTGAGAACATGACCAGTGCCTGGAGCAGCGACCAGGAGTATGAGCTGGGGGTCAGTGTGCTTGCCTCACTCGGGGTCCAGGTGGCCCGTGAGGAGATGGACCTCGCCGCGTTTTGTGCCGAGCAACCACTGCGCACAGCAACATCGCACATGTTTTTGGATGACATCTGCCAGATCACGGCGGATCCCGTGGGCCAGCCGTACGAGAGCCCGGCACAAGTCATTGCGAAACGCAGTGCCGATGCCTCACTAGGGATTATTATTACCGGCTCAATTACCAGCACCGAGACGCTGCGGACGATGTCCCAAGCACTTTCCCCAAATATGCGCGTCGTGTTCATTTCTTGTGAGTTGGGGGCGCCGGTGAATGCCAGGAGTTCCGGTCAACTTACGTTGGCAACCTTGGGCGCCCTAGGTGATCTGCCAAAACTTTTGCGTAAGGTCGTGGTTTCAGTTTGA